In Hermetia illucens chromosome 1, iHerIll2.2.curated.20191125, whole genome shotgun sequence, one genomic interval encodes:
- the LOC119661654 gene encoding uncharacterized protein LOC119661654 — MGVAVDTWDPILLHIVLRKLDKTTLTLYEQSLANPKQSLAEFLQFLETRFQSLEALGAKNIKAEDSKKKLPRTTMSVTTVSVGCTMCKEAHQLFACNDFLRLSPTDRFHHLRKHKLCINCLKGGHFASSCSSRGCTKCSKKHNTLVHFKPREETSSDDQTQNPEKIASSREPSKAAAKSMRLQGVGHSKLETHRRVSVEVQSGVTRYSTRVEAIVLPQIVAPQPSRTFDISSWNVLKNIKLLDPRFNESRRVDMLIGAEYYHELLCVGQIKLGKNLPLLQNTLLGWIVTGKLKEGDASVATCGICTMDEPLERSIERFWQIEQLPEASAAQTPAEQQCEEMFNQNTMLSNNQFTVNLPFSDSAEKLGSSADIAKSRFYALERKLAKDGDLRKQYTKFMKEYLDLGHMKEVNPDQIPHPHYFLPHHCVLKPDSTSTKLRVVFDASAKTSTNVSLNNILHVGPTVQDELFTILLRFRLPIPSEVLEVRLNDDNEASIKALGLIWLPRSDVFQIKVNPLEQRRATPRK; from the coding sequence ATGGGAGTTGCAGTGGACACCTGGGATCCAATACTCCTACACATAGTACTCAGGAAATTGGATAAAACGACCCTCACGTTGTACGAGCAGTCGTTGGCAAATCCTAAACAATCGCTGGCCGAGTTTCTGCAATTCTTAGAAACTCGTTTTCAGTCGCTGGAAGCGCTGGGTGCCAAGAATATTAAAGCGGAGGACAGCAAAAAGAAGCTACCAAGGACAACGATGTCAGTCACTACTGTCAGCGTAGGTTGCACAATGTGTAAAGAGGCGCATCAACTCTTTGCATGCAACGACTTTTTGCGTTTGTCACCCACGGATCGTTTTCATCATCTCCGGAAACACAAGCTCTGCATCAATTGTTTGAAAGGTGGTCATTTTGCATCATCTTGCTCCTCGAGAGGGTGTACGAAGTGCTCCAAGAAACACAACACCTTGGTTCACTTTAAGCCCCGAGAAGAAACATCATCGGATGACCAAACGCAGAATCCTGAGAAAATTGCCTCGAGTCGAGAGCCTTCTAAGGCGGCTGCTAAGTCAATGCGCCTACAAGGAGTGGGACATTCGAAGCTGGAGACGCACCGAAGAGTGAGCGTTGAGGTTCAATCAGGAGTGACCAGGTATTCAACGAGAGTTGAAGCAATtgttctgcctcagatcgtggCGCCGCAGCCTTCGCGAACGTTTGATATCTCTTCATGGAATGTTCTTAAAAACATTAAGCTATTGGACCCAAGGTTCAATGAATCGAGACGAGTCGATATGCTAATAGGAGCAGAATACTACCATGAACTTTTGTGCGTTGGACAAATCAAACTAGGGAAGAACTTGCCGCTGCTGCAGAATACGTTACTTGGATGGATAGTTACAGGAAAGCTGAAGGAAGGAGATGCATCTGTTGCTACATGCGGCATCTGCACCATGGACGAACCTCTAGAGCGCAGTATTGAGCGATTTTGGCAGATCGAGCAGCTACCAGAGGCCTCCGCGGCACAGACACCTGCGGAGCAACAATGCGAAGAAATGTTCAATCAGAACACCATGTTAAGCAATAACCAGTTCACGGTAAACTTGCCATTCTCAGACAGTGCTGAGAAACTTGGATCTTCAGCGGACATCGCCAAAAGCAGATTCTATGCACTAGAACGCAAGCTTGCAAAGGATGGGGACTTGAGAAAGCAATACACCAAATTCATGAAGGAGTATCTCGACCTTGGTCACATGAAGGAAGTCAACCCGGATCAGATACCTCACCCGCATTATTTCTTACCGCATCACTGCGTACTTAAACCAGATAGTACCAGCACAAAATTAAGGGTCGTATTTGACGCATCAGCAAAGACCTCTACGAACGTCTCCTTGAACAACATATTGCATGTGGGACCAACCGTACAAGACGAACTTTTCACAATTTTATTGCGATTTCGACTGCCGATCCCATCTGAAGTTTTGGAGGTGCGTCTTAATGATGACAATGAAGCTTCAATAAAGGCACTAGGACTGATCTGGCTGCCAAGGTCCGACGTATTTCAGATTAAGGTGAATCCATTAGAACAGCGCCGAGCAACACCTCGGAAATAG